One Geminocystis sp. M7585_C2015_104 genomic window carries:
- a CDS encoding DUF563 domain-containing protein → MTFHSHESQIESLLRQREFIKARNYTEKLLEKEESQSLLFILKAYLALSYSCLEEYQYSQPLYLDLLLNCDGESIKTIAGIIFSLADFFFRQRDWDLATHLYSQGLEFDSQYHPGYIRLAYLFLLRGDFTTAMEIYHNLISQQPGLTIAYEKFGKLWQDMRDYSQAIATYQRGLEKNKTDKRLLKNLAYCYLKTRQTRQAKQILEYLLQLPLCREDYSYTYGELGYIAILQKNLKQAITAWQRLLDNNPQVYRVYQQWQASYRETNKNLSLISQIKDNSDDRIIANTIAGLLLDKKEYELAGYYYNLVAEKGETDKTDNSGDYSKEKITTTTASQKDLQVEMTTTIITASQKESDATTTPSKGEEITPPRQYYETARQWAEYNKLLDSNYYAFNLNREIYVKPPKTVYEEIHPSFYFPPTIKLPQPFVVRIPGGVFYLKEDATSSGVITKDGYLIGDLSPEFPIFSPNHPDNYPSKHSLLKVNYLPPLQKIRGRVLVLTGLVSDNYFHWLFDILPRFHLVELAGIEWHEVDYILIDNQTPFQKETISLLNIPQEKILLPSLPLCLQAEELIIPSFPGSVAWMPAWSCQWLREKILGCHGEKTVTLGRRLYISRGRSRNRRLINEKEVREYLENKGFETVYLETLSVKKQAELLSEAEIVVSTHGSGLSNIVFCKPHTKVIEVFSPNYVYPCYWLVSNLVNLDYYYLLGEIIGSHHFHSLLYPDSRLEDVYLDVSVLNSLEI, encoded by the coding sequence ATGACTTTCCACAGTCATGAATCACAAATAGAGTCACTACTCAGACAAAGAGAGTTTATCAAGGCCAGAAATTATACTGAAAAACTGTTGGAGAAGGAGGAAAGTCAAAGCCTACTTTTTATACTAAAGGCATATCTAGCCTTAAGTTACTCCTGTTTAGAAGAGTATCAATACTCTCAGCCTCTCTATTTAGACTTGTTACTGAATTGTGATGGGGAGAGTATAAAAACTATAGCTGGAATCATCTTCTCCTTAGCTGACTTTTTCTTCAGACAACGTGACTGGGATTTAGCAACCCACTTATACTCCCAAGGTTTGGAATTCGATTCCCAATACCATCCCGGATATATCCGTTTAGCGTATCTATTCCTCCTGCGGGGAGACTTTACCACTGCTATGGAAATCTACCACAATCTTATATCCCAACAACCGGGATTAACCATCGCCTATGAGAAGTTTGGCAAGTTATGGCAAGACATGAGAGACTACTCCCAGGCTATTGCTACATACCAACGAGGCTTGGAAAAAAATAAAACTGATAAGAGGCTGCTAAAAAACTTGGCCTACTGTTATCTTAAGACTAGACAAACAAGACAGGCAAAACAAATACTAGAATACCTCCTACAGTTGCCACTTTGCCGGGAAGATTATTCTTACACCTATGGGGAATTGGGTTATATTGCCATTTTGCAAAAGAATCTGAAGCAAGCCATAACAGCCTGGCAAAGACTACTTGACAACAATCCACAGGTATATCGAGTTTATCAGCAATGGCAGGCCAGTTACAGGGAAACAAATAAAAATCTTTCTTTGATTTCACAAATAAAAGATAACAGTGACGACAGGATAATAGCAAATACCATTGCCGGTTTGCTGTTAGACAAAAAAGAATACGAATTGGCGGGTTATTATTATAACCTCGTGGCAGAAAAAGGGGAAACAGACAAAACCGACAACAGTGGTGATTATTCAAAAGAGAAAATAACAACCACCACAGCTAGTCAAAAGGATTTACAGGTGGAAATGACAACAACCATCATAACAGCAAGTCAAAAAGAATCAGATGCCACCACGACTCCCTCAAAAGGGGAAGAAATAACACCACCACGCCAGTATTACGAGACGGCAAGACAATGGGCAGAATATAATAAACTTTTAGACAGCAACTATTACGCCTTTAATCTAAACAGGGAGATTTACGTCAAACCGCCGAAGACAGTATACGAGGAAATCCATCCTAGTTTTTATTTTCCCCCAACCATCAAACTCCCACAACCCTTTGTAGTAAGAATCCCCGGTGGAGTGTTTTATCTGAAAGAAGACGCTACTAGTAGTGGGGTTATCACAAAGGATGGCTACCTGATTGGCGACTTATCCCCAGAATTTCCCATTTTTAGTCCAAACCATCCTGACAATTATCCTAGCAAACATTCCCTATTAAAGGTTAATTATCTTCCCCCCCTGCAAAAAATCAGAGGAAGGGTTTTAGTATTAACGGGTTTAGTGAGTGACAACTATTTCCACTGGCTGTTTGATATTCTACCTCGTTTCCATCTAGTAGAGTTAGCGGGAATTGAGTGGCATGAGGTAGATTATATTCTGATAGACAATCAAACCCCTTTTCAAAAAGAAACCATTTCCCTTTTAAACATTCCCCAGGAGAAAATATTATTGCCATCTCTGCCATTATGTTTGCAAGCGGAGGAGTTAATTATCCCTTCTTTTCCCGGGAGTGTTGCCTGGATGCCGGCTTGGAGTTGCCAGTGGTTGCGGGAAAAAATACTGGGTTGCCACGGGGAAAAAACAGTCACTTTAGGGAGAAGATTGTATATAAGCAGGGGTAGAAGTAGGAATCGTCGTCTGATTAATGAAAAGGAAGTTAGAGAATATCTAGAAAACAAGGGGTTTGAAACAGTATATCTAGAAACCCTATCTGTAAAAAAACAGGCAGAATTACTATCCGAAGCAGAAATAGTGGTATCAACCCATGGCAGTGGTTTAAGCAATATAGTTTTCTGTAAACCCCATACCAAGGTGATAGAAGTCTTTTCCCCAAATTATGTTTATCCCTGTTACTGGCTAGTCAGTAATCTTGTTAATCTCGACTACTACTACCTGTTAGGAGAGATTATTGGCAGTCATCACTTTCACTCCCTTCTCTACCCTGACAGTCGACTAGAAGACGTCTATCTGGATGTCAGTGTCTTGAATTCCCTTGAGATTTAA
- a CDS encoding CocE/NonD family hydrolase: MYRVVKETASFLTRDGVRLVADIYRPQTEEKLPVLLMRQPYGKAIASTVVYAHPKWYAKQGFIVVIQDVRGRGESEGEFTLFEREIEDGYDTLEWVANLSGSNGKVGMYGFSYQGMTQLYAAISRHPALKTICPAMIAYDLYSDWAYENGAFCYQLNLAWAIQLATETARRKGDLSAYKILYLASRSLPIYDMPPLLEEALRKYTPGNFYYQWLSHPHPDEYWQRISPKTYSQYLDLPMLHIGGWFDSYLRGTINLYQEMRAKSKHQQCLIIAPWPHIPWGNTVAGKYYTAAANSNIDSFQVAWFNKYLKDIETPEYLSLRDGKLFQLGSNKWLNIEDLPQGGKEIIFFLKTTKGLANIRDDDGFLVTDNNHSDGEDIIVQDFWRPVNSLGGHATIFPGSCDRSELDIRSDVAIYTSDCLTEDLEIIGEVELEVYVETEAETFDLSAVLSQVFPDGKVYNFSQGHIRVHFSNKNNRNNPIRFKLQPTCVRLEKNTAIRLSVSLTSFPAYCINFGEEENYGKSFYLNAKPLTVSILSGKNNPSKLILSPFKFCR, from the coding sequence ATGTATCGAGTTGTCAAAGAAACTGCCTCCTTTTTGACTCGTGACGGGGTAAGACTAGTAGCTGACATATACAGGCCGCAAACAGAAGAAAAATTACCCGTTTTGCTGATGCGTCAACCTTATGGCAAAGCTATAGCCTCCACTGTAGTTTATGCCCATCCAAAATGGTATGCCAAACAAGGATTTATTGTAGTTATTCAAGATGTTAGAGGGAGGGGGGAGTCAGAGGGAGAATTTACACTCTTTGAAAGGGAAATTGAAGATGGTTATGACACCCTAGAATGGGTAGCTAATCTTTCCGGCAGTAATGGCAAAGTGGGGATGTATGGTTTCTCCTATCAGGGAATGACTCAATTGTATGCGGCTATTAGTCGCCATCCCGCCTTAAAGACTATTTGTCCTGCTATGATAGCCTATGATTTATACTCCGATTGGGCCTATGAGAATGGCGCCTTTTGTTACCAATTAAACCTGGCTTGGGCAATACAATTAGCTACAGAAACCGCGAGAAGAAAAGGGGATTTATCCGCCTATAAGATTCTTTATTTAGCAAGTAGAAGTTTGCCTATTTATGACATGCCTCCCCTTCTGGAAGAAGCCTTAAGAAAATACACGCCAGGCAATTTTTATTATCAATGGCTGTCTCACCCCCACCCAGATGAATACTGGCAAAGGATTTCTCCAAAAACCTACTCACAATACCTGGATTTGCCCATGCTTCACATAGGCGGATGGTTTGATAGTTATCTTCGTGGCACCATTAATTTATACCAGGAAATGAGGGCAAAAAGCAAGCACCAACAATGTCTAATTATAGCACCCTGGCCCCATATTCCTTGGGGAAACACTGTAGCAGGAAAATATTACACTGCCGCGGCTAATAGTAATATTGACTCTTTCCAAGTTGCCTGGTTTAATAAGTACCTAAAAGACATTGAAACCCCAGAATATTTATCCCTAAGAGACGGCAAATTGTTTCAGTTAGGCAGCAATAAGTGGCTAAACATAGAGGATTTGCCACAAGGGGGGAAAGAAATTATATTCTTCCTGAAAACTACTAAAGGTTTAGCCAATATAAGAGACGATGACGGTTTTTTGGTGACAGATAACAATCACTCTGATGGGGAGGATATTATAGTACAGGACTTCTGGCGTCCAGTCAATAGTCTAGGTGGACATGCTACCATTTTTCCAGGTAGTTGTGACAGGAGTGAGTTAGACATTCGCAGTGATGTTGCCATCTACACCTCTGACTGTCTCACAGAAGACTTGGAGATAATAGGGGAAGTGGAATTAGAAGTCTACGTGGAGACAGAGGCAGAAACATTTGACTTGTCTGCCGTATTGTCTCAAGTTTTCCCTGATGGAAAGGTGTATAATTTTAGTCAGGGACATATAAGAGTCCACTTTTCCAACAAGAATAACAGGAATAATCCTATTAGATTTAAACTACAACCTACCTGTGTCAGACTGGAAAAAAATACCGCCATTCGTCTTAGTGTTAGTCTAACCAGTTTTCCTGCTTATTGTATCAACTTTGGCGAAGAAGAAAACTACGGTAAATCCTTCTACTTAAATGCCAAACCCTTAACCGTTAGTATTCTCTCTGGGAAGAATAATCCCTCAAAACTAATCCTTTCACCCTTTAAATTCTGCCGATGA